In Patescibacteria group bacterium, a single genomic region encodes these proteins:
- the tpiA gene encoding triose-phosphate isomerase codes for MKPLIVANWKMNPSTIKEAKELFNKVKKTGAIICAPFTYLSELKSDNLCAQNCYWEASGPYTGEISLDMLKDLGVAYVIIGHSERRVHFKETDEMINKKLKAALATDLRPILCIGEKKGEDAKEVIKKQLEQDLNGISKKDLDRIIIAYEPVWAIGTGDFCEASKAKESLESIKEKLNNKVLYGGSVNSKISKDYIDVGFDGLLVGGASLKVDEFIKINQNV; via the coding sequence CTATTAAAGAGGCAAAGGAACTTTTTAATAAGGTAAAAAAAACCGGCGCAATTATTTGCGCGCCATTTACTTATCTTTCTGAATTAAAATCCGATAATTTATGCGCCCAGAATTGTTATTGGGAAGCATCCGGGCCGTATACTGGCGAAATTTCCCTGGATATGCTGAAAGATTTAGGAGTTGCTTATGTAATTATCGGCCATTCGGAAAGAAGAGTGCATTTTAAAGAGACAGATGAAATGATAAATAAAAAACTTAAAGCCGCGCTTGCAACGGATTTAAGGCCGATTTTGTGCATTGGCGAGAAAAAAGGAGAAGACGCCAAAGAGGTAATTAAAAAGCAATTGGAACAGGATTTAAACGGAATTTCGAAAAAAGATTTAGACAGAATAATTATTGCTTATGAGCCGGTTTGGGCAATTGGAACAGGAGATTTTTGTGAAGCATCTAAAGCCAAAGAATCTTTGGAATCCATAAAAGAAAAACTTAATAATAAGGTTTTATACGGCGGAAGTGTAAATAGCAAAATTTCCAAGGATTATATTGATGTTGGATTTGACGGATTATTAGTTGGAGGAGCCAGTTTAAAAGTAGATGAATTTATAAAAATAAATCAAAATGTCTAA